DNA from Calypte anna isolate BGI_N300 chromosome 6, bCalAnn1_v1.p, whole genome shotgun sequence:
gagaaaaaaaccaaaggcttttcttccTGTCAGTGTTTTATTACTTGTTAAAAGGTGACTGAACAGATTTATTGTGGAGCAGACAGGCAGCATTTAGCATTGCTAAACAGGAACACATTTCCTAGTTTTGCCCTTTTGTTCCCTGCTGAATAAAAATCCCCTTTCCCTCAACCTGTTTCAGGTATTAACACCACAGTGAAGGTAAGTTTAGAACCCGCTAGGAACTTGCCTGGGCTAAGGGCAAAATAAAGAAAGGTCTGAGAGAACTCAAGTTGCACTTTTCAGCTCCTTATTATcaacttgaaaacaaaaagtgctgagaaaaaaaaaaaaaaagaaaaaaaaaaaaaaaaaaaaaaaaaaagaaagaaaaaaaggaaggccTTGGTGGTGGGGATTTACAGCTCTTCTGTCTCACCACTCCTTGGGGCACTGAGGTCAATATGGTACTCGGAGTCTCCTGAAGGAATCCAGGGGATTGGGGTTCTGTTGAAGCTGGGTCTGTTGCCAAGATTTTGGTTATACATCATGAGAGAATCCGGAAGCAAAGGGCAAATATCAAACTGAGGCACTTTGAAGGTCAAACGTTTGGCTGCTTTCTCAAACCCCCCATAAGGCATGGCAGTCCTGGCAGAGGGGAATGAATGCACAGGGTCAGCAAACAGAGCGTGGGTAAACAAcagctttggaaaataaatcatCAAAGTTACTGAGATTGCAGCTTTTAGCACTGTTGCAGCTGGCTGGCCAACAAATCCTTCTCCAGAACATATACATATCTATTGCTTCTGGGctaaaaaatgcttaaaacaaCTCCTGTCTACTTCCCTCATCCCTTTTGGCATCAGACAGACCTCTGACACCTCAGTaccctgcccaggcaggaggcagaTGCTGTTACTGCAGAAATGACTGGGATCTGGGTTTATCCTGGGCACTGATGTCCAGAGGTTTTGGAAGGCAGTGGCAAAATTATATAGAGAGGTTGACAGGAAATTGATGCTGCTCTAGAAATATTTGTAAAACTTCCAGTTCTtatcagaagcagcaggaagatcCTGATTCTTATCTGAAGTACTGTGAAGTATATGGTTTCTGATCATAAGTATTTTTCCAGAACTCTTGAACTTGAAATGGCTGCAGTTGTGAACAGTGGCAAGCTAAATCTCCCTGGTCAAATGGGgtgagaaagaaagggaaataggATTAAAGccctcctgtcctgctgtgtAGGTTTTCTGCCCATAAGCCAAATTAAAATCTCCAGCTCTGAGTGTCTTCTTTTTGTAGGCCTCCAAACCTGTCACCCAGAGGAGAGACTAAAGCTTCATTTGCCTTGCACAGACAGGAGGGCTGTGCCCAGGGGTACTGTCTTTTCTCATGCTAAATAAACTGAACAGAATACCCAAGACTTACCTGTTAAAAGACTTGTAATGGGGGGAATCAGCTTTGGGGCTGTATGAGAGTAAGTCAATGGTCATCTGGCTTTTGTCCTCAGGGCTGATACCCATTGCTCGTTCCCAGGGGGAGATGTAAGTTTTAAATATAGTGACTTTTTTGCCTCCTGCCTTTCCATCTGTAAAGAGAGGAAGgtaaaacttactttttttgcatttctgtattCTGCTAGTGAAGCTGAGATACCACCTTTGTGCCCAGATTCTGTAACTTGCAGATAAAGTATGAGGCTTCATGGTTGGTTTCTCAGAAGACTCCTGTGTGCCACTTCCATCCTTACCCACAAAAGCAGGTGGGTAGACTTACCACAGCCTAGAAGCCACTCACCCAGGAACTGGCATTGCAGCATGTTTGGAAAGCTAATTTGTCATTGTTTTCTCTGGTGGCTCAAACAGAAACCTCTTACCTCAAGAACCAATGCCCTTACCCCATCATCTCTTTCATTCATTGCCTTGGGGGAAACCTCATACAAggcaaaatgctttttaactTCATGATTTACTTCTCTCTTCCCTGGCTGATCACAGCAAACAACTCCTCCAGGTAAACCTCATCTTCATCATCAGATGCAACAAACAAAGCCCTGCCTGTAAACTCCAAAACTAGGCTCAAATATTGAAGTTGGCCCTCAATGACCAAAACCCTTTAACTGTCATGTTTCTGGGGCTTGGCAGCCCACAGCCATCTTTACTAAGGTCTTCCTTAGTAGTGTGTTcttgaatgttttaaaattaccatCTCCCTTGTCTCAGGATTTTTGTAAGTGGGTATTTTCAGTGTGATTACACAAACACACATTCATATTTTTACCCTTCTGAGCCAGGACATTTGAGACAATTCTGGCTCAAACACCTCAGGATGCCTAAAAGCCATAAAAATTTGATGGGGTATCACTCTGGAAACTGAAACTCATGTCATTGATAGAGCTGGGCTTTGCTGTTAAGTCAGACAATtacaagaatttattttttttaataataccaTTCTAATAAGAGGACTAGCCATGTATTGACATGTAGCACACTTAAGATTCTCAACTTTCAGAAACCTTAAAAATCCAGATGAAgtgataaagaaaatattactcTTATCTGAAACTTTCTTCCTTATCACACTTTCCTTTGTttgtctttcttattttcttcaaaacttgCCGAATCCTGGGCTTTTCTGGCTTTAGAGAATTGCAGACATGTACAAGAATCtcattttaactggaaaaaaccaaacaactccCACCCTCTTTCTGTGTGAAGGACTTAAACTAAGCACTTTAGAAGTAAATTGATTGCTAGGgtttgaaaaaacaaagcagttggGATCTATCTCTTTAGTAAAAGCTGTGGGATGATGTTATTCCTCCTTTCTGTACACAGAAATGGGATAACCATGAAGGAAAATCTCCTAGAATATACACAGATTCCTTTTTCACAGGGATACCCAGGAAtgcaaaaagctgcttttgaggtAAAATACACATTCTTCCAGAATGTAAATGAAAAGCCTTGGATTCAATGAGTCACTCATTCACTCACTCGAGACACTGGTTCTGGGTTCCCAAGcaaatttgctttttgttgaaaaattCCATAAGGACTGTGAAAAGAATGAGTTCACCTGGTGGTTTGCAGACAAATCATTTGGTTCTAGAGGTCTCTGGCCAAACTAAGCAGAGGATGAGATGAAGCAAGGACTGAATTAGCAAcacagaatctttcaggttggaaaagacccgtgggatcaccgagtccaaccatcatcccaaccctacaaagttctcccctaagCCATATTCCCCAACCCTTaaacagctccagggatggtgactcaaccacccGTCTGGGCAATGAAACtacaatgaaaaaatacttttattcatGAAGATATTGCTTCTGGAGGCTCCTTGTGACCCCCACATAACCTTCAGAAATGCCTCTGTCCCTTCCTGAAGATTACCCGCTGCGTGCTGTCTGCAGAGGCGAAAACCTGGCTGTGAAATCAGGGCTGGTACCCCCGAGACTGACGTTTTGGGCTGGGCTACAGGCAGAAGAGCTGCCCCTGTGTGAATCCCCTGCCAGGGAAGGGTTTGCCCTGCAGAAGGTGTTTCCTGCTGTTGTTGGAGCCACTTGCCTTTCTCGGCGCCGTCGCCTCCTTCTCCGGCGGTTCCGTCCGAGTCCCCGACGTGCTCCCCGTCGCTCTCCCCGGGGCCTCCTTtgctcccagggctgtgggaaCCAGCGTGGTGCTGGCTGGagccctgctgcccagctgTCACTCCTCCCACCATCCGGCCCTGGGCATAGCCTTGGGCATCCTCCCCGTAGTGCCCTCCCGGCGGGATGAACTTCTGGAAGTGATCCTAGGGCAGAGCAAGAATCTCTGTTAGGGGCCATGGGCACAGCTGCAAGGTTGAGCAGTTCAGGACATGAATCTGTGGGCTGAGCAGTTTTGTGTCTGGGTTGCAAAACAAGCAGCAAGGCAGGATTTCACCTGAGTTGTTCTCTCCATCCAGGATAGAAGCAGGTGGAGGAGAGCAGCAAGGAATGGATGTACAACTTTAAATGGACACCTCACAGTCACTTCGTGTGATCagggggagaagagagggatCTGTGTGTTGTCCCATCAtgaaacagaggaggaaaggaaaggaaatgcagCTTTACCTGCTCTGGCAAAGGTTCCAGACAGAGGTGCATTGGCTAAGCTGTGGGAAAGCAAGCTGGACAAGAAATGGAAGTGTTTACACATCAAGGGAAAGACAGTCCAGCAAAGTCAGTTCCATTACAGTGTGGGAGCTGTGTGTGTTACAGGGTACCTGTGACAAGATAAAAGCCTGGAAGGTAACTGCCCATATGTCTGCTTTCCATACATATGAAGGTCTGCACAGGGAGGAGTATTTACACAGTGATAAAGACTGAAGAGATAACAGCCTGGGCAAACTTGAAAGACTTCCCAGAGACCACACAGGGAAAATGGCAAAAAGGCAGAGTTTCCTTTGTAGCAACATGTGcattaataaagaaaatcttGCCAGCAACAAGAAAGAAAGCTCTATCCATCAGTAAAATCAGGTCCATCTTATTTTCCAGGCCACCTACTCTTCACAGTCCAAGCTAGAAGGCAAAATACCTGCAGTACATGTTGAAAGAGCAAATGGTCT
Protein-coding regions in this window:
- the MYOZ1 gene encoding myozenin-1 isoform X1 — translated: MPLAGTPAPVKRKKPTKPIVKLTEEVMPQEVSKLNLGKKISIPRDVMLEELSLLTNKGSKMFKLRQLRVEKFIYENNPDAFTDSSVDHFQKFIPPGGHYGEDAQGYAQGRMVGGVTAGQQGSSQHHAGSHSPGSKGGPGESDGEHVGDSDGTAGEGGDGAEKDGKAGGKKVTIFKTYISPWERAMGISPEDKSQMTIDLLSYSPKADSPHYKSFNRTAMPYGGFEKAAKRLTFKVPQFDICPLLPDSLMMYNQNLGNRPSFNRTPIPWIPSGDSEYHIDLSAPRSGETEEL
- the MYOZ1 gene encoding myozenin-1 isoform X2; the encoded protein is MPQEVSKLNLGKKISIPRDVMLEELSLLTNKGSKMFKLRQLRVEKFIYENNPDAFTDSSVDHFQKFIPPGGHYGEDAQGYAQGRMVGGVTAGQQGSSQHHAGSHSPGSKGGPGESDGEHVGDSDGTAGEGGDGAEKDGKAGGKKVTIFKTYISPWERAMGISPEDKSQMTIDLLSYSPKADSPHYKSFNRTAMPYGGFEKAAKRLTFKVPQFDICPLLPDSLMMYNQNLGNRPSFNRTPIPWIPSGDSEYHIDLSAPRSGETEEL